TTGATGTAATTGTCGATGATGAAGACGATGGAACTGACAATCAGACAGCTGCAAAAGTTGTGATTAATAGAAAAGAAGAAGACGGAAAAATAAAAGACAATATAGAATTTGACAAAACCAAAGCAGATGAAACTGTAAAAAAAGCTTTAGAAACAGAAAATCATAAGGCTATCATCCAAGTAAAACAAGTACAAGGGAAAGAAGCCGACGAATCGGAATTTACTCTAAAAAAAGAATCTGTTGAAAAATTAAGCGAAAACGATATAGATCTAACAATTGAATCTGATAATGCAAAGCTTGATATACCGAAAGACACATTAGAAGATATAAAATCAGATGATATAAAAATCAATATAAGAAAAATCGACGACCCTGTAGAAGAAAAGCATGTAGACGAAATGATTGCAAGTGTAGTTTCAGGTTCAAAAAAAATTGGAACGACTATAGCTATCAGCACAAACTTTTCATCTAGAACAAAAATATTTGTGCCTCTTAAAAATGTAGATATTCCAACTACTCAAGAGGAAATAGATACATTTGTTGCCCCTCTTGCTGTCTTTGTAGAACACTCCGATGGAGATACTAAAGTAGACAAAGGTGAAGTTGCATATGATGAAGATGGTAATCCTACTGGTATAAATATTTGGGTAGATAAATTCAGTAATTTCTCTATAATTGGTTTACCATTAGACAATGATCCTGACCCTCAGTTTAGTGGTCAAAGCACCTACTTTGAAACTAATTTCTTAGAAGATAAAAGCTTTGTAATAAAATTCAACAAATCAATCAATGAAGATTCATTTAATGATGATAACATCTATATATATGATTGTTTTAAAAACAAAGTACCTCTAACAATAGATTTCTTAGAAAATGATAGAATAAAAATCACACCAGATGAATGCTTTGAAACCTGTAGATCTTATTATCTATACCTTACACATGAATTATTAGCTGCAGATGATACACATCTATCAAATGATAAAAGATACAAATTCGACATATGCTCTTATGAATTGCCTGAAGAAAAATTCAAAGAATATGACGATGTCGCTCTTGATAAAGATTGGACTATAAGCTTTAACAGAGACATAAATGAAAAAATAATAACTACTTGCGATATAGAACTATTTGATGAAGAAAAACACGACAAAGAATTTGAAATAGAATTAAGCGATAGTCGATCAATTAAAATAATCCCTAAAACAGATTATGAACCAGGAGAAACTTATTATCTAGTCATAAACAATGCAAAATTAAATGGTCACACAGATTTAAACCACAGAACTTGGATTAAATTCAACACAATAAATTCAAATCCTATATCAAGATCTTTTGATCTAGACGAATTCAACAACATAATAATTAAATAGCAACAAAAAACTATCTTAAAATCTAAAATACAATTTCATTGTAAAAGATTCTAAGATAGTTTTTTTATTAAAAAAATCGCCTAAATTTCAAATTGTCCGATTATAGTGCTAAGCTCTTCTGCTATTAGAGCCAAATTATTTCCTGACTCTGCAATTTCAGCAATAGTAGCTGCCTGTTCCTCCATCGCAGCTGATGCCTCTTCTGTACTCGCAGCGTTTTCCTCTGAAAATGCAGATAGATTTTGACTAAGCTCTACGACATCATTTTTATTTTGCGCCATTAGCTCTACCGAACTATTTAACTTATCAATGATATCTTTTATAGCATCTATTTCTTTTGCAATACCATTGAACTTGCCGCCAGTCTCGCTAACACTACGAGCTTGATCATTTACAATTATTTTTGTTTCCTGAATCAAACCTACAGCTTTTTGAGATTTGTCTTTTAATTCATCAATGACAGCTTTTATATCTTTTGTAAAATTATTAGATTCTTCTGCTAGTTTTCGTATCTCTTCTGCTACAACGGCAAATCCTTTACCAGCTTCTCCAGCTCTAGCCGCTTCAATCGCCGCATTTAGAGCTAAAAGATTGGTCTGATCTGCAATGCTTTGTATCATCTCGCTAGCTGTTTCAATCTTTTCTGCACTTTCATTATTACTCATAATAATATCGTACACATTTGCGACTGCATCATTATTTTGACCTGTCTTGGTATTTAGCTCATCTAATATGACAAAGCCCTCTTCTTTTTGATTTTCAATTTGCACAGCCGCTTTATTCAACTCATGAATATAAACCGCATCTTTCTCAAGAAGGTCACCTAATTCATTTACATTTTCTGCTGTTTGTTCGATATCTCTCGCCTGTTCACTAGCACCATTAGCAATCTCTTCTATGGTCTTTGAAACCTCATCAGAAGCAGTAGATGCTTGTCCAGATGTCATTGCCAATCGCTCTGATGTAATAGCTACATTGCCTGAGCTATCTGAAATTTGATTTACTAGACCTCTTAGAGTTCTGATAGAAGTATTGTAATGCTCTCCCATCTTTCCAATCTCATCTCTTGATGTAACCTCAATCTCTCTAGTCAAATCTCCTTTAGCAAGATAGCTAAGTTTCTCACCAAAAGCTTTTATACTTTTAGTCAATGAATTGCTATACAAACTAACCAATACAAACGCTAGCACCAATATAACAAGAGTAACTATTATCGTTTTTGTCAACATGCTATTTACAGCCTGAAAAAGTTCATTTTCTGGAAGCATGACTACGAGTTTCCATCCAGTGCTCTTAAGTGTTAGAAAATAAGCCTTATACGCTTCACCACCTATATCTACACTTATCGAATCACTATCAACTTTGAATATATCTGCCGCTATATTTTTCAAATCTTTGTCATCTCTTATATTCTGCTTCATAACTTTTTGCGAATCTTTATGAGCTATAAATAAACCTTCGCTATCTAGCAAAAACGAATACCCCTCTTCCCCAACTTTAACTTCTGATACCATCTGCTGGATAGTACTCAAATCATAATCCGCCGAAACAACTCCTACCACTCCATTTGAAGTTTTAACTGGTACTGAAGTAGTAATCATAGTGATTTTAGTATCATCGTCATAATATGGACTTGTCCAATTCGCATTATTTTTTGTGTTCTTGCCATCTATAAACCAATCTAGACTTGGATAATCATACTCTTCTGTTTCATAGCCATCAGTATATATCAAATTATTACCATCTTTATATACATATGGACCAAAATACCTTTCATTTTCACTGTACTTATACTCATCAATCCAAATTCCAGAACCCAATGTATTTGAGTTCATAACTACAATCTTTTCAATTATAGCTCTATAGTCTTGTTTACTGAGTTTATTTCCTTTAGCTCCATAGACAGATGCTATAGACTGTGCCACCTGTCTATGTGCTGTAAATTCATGCTCAATAGATTCACCAACCTCACTTAATGTGATAGCCGTCTTTCCATCAATTTCACTCTCAAGACTTGACTTCGCACTTTGCACTATAATGCTAGCGATCGCAATAGATGCAATCAATATGATTGGAATAATGACCATCAGCATTTTTGATCTAATACTTCTCAAATTTTTGTAAAACATTAACTCACCCCATATTGTATTTTAAAATACCCCCGAGCACCATATTGCCTAAATTCAAAGCTATGCATTATAGCAATATAGCCACCCAAACAAGATTATCTAGCATCCTTATATACAATAATACTTTCTATATGGAACTTTGTCAAAATATGGTTTTGTATCAAATATGGTTTTGTATCAAATATGGTTTTGTATTAAATTTGTTTAGGTTTAGCACCTAAAGACAATAAATAATCTACAAGAGATGAATTATTTATTCTTTTTGCTATATCTAAAGCGCTAATGCCATTTTTATTATTATAGTTAATATCAGCTCCCTTTTTGATTAATGCCTCTATGATTATCTCTTGGATGCCAAATCTAAAATCATCAGCATATTCTATATAAAAACCACAAGCAATTAAAAGCGGAGTAGCTCCCTTCACATCTTCACAATTTAAATCAGCATCTATTTGTAGAATTGCTCTTGTGAAATTAATTCTACCTTCAGCTGCATAAAATAAAGGATATTCTCCAAAATCATTTTTTGTATAAGGAGCCTTGTACTCATTTATGAACTTAATAAATTCATTTACATTATCGTCCGTATCAGCTTCTCTAACTAAGTAAAATAAGATATTTTGACCATTTTTATCTTCTATACTCACATCAATGTTATCATTAGACAACAAACTTCGCTTTGCATTTACATTTTCACACAAGATAGTTCTCATAAGCGGCGTAATGCCAAATGAATCCTTCAAATTAATATCCGCACCTAATTTCATTAAGCAATTAAAAATTTCATTGTATTTACCCCAAATTGAATATCCTAGAGGTGTTAGTCCCTCTAGTGGTACACAGTTTATATCACAGCCATACTCAACTAGTAAATTTATAATCCTAATCTTGTTACTTTCATTCATCCCTGATTTTCTAGTAAACTGATAGTCATATGCCCCTTTAACAGCAAAACAGATTGCATTTTCTCCTTCATCACTGACAGCTTCCACATCAGCTCCATTTTCTAGCAAGAACTTGACAACATCAAGCGCGCCAACTTCAGCTGCCGCCATAAGTGGAGTTTGACTCTGAGGATTCCTAATTTCAATATCAAGTCCAGCTTCTAGTAAAACTTTTACCGTCTCAACTCTTGCTTGTGGCTCTTTATCTGGCCAAACAGTTATAGCTCTATCGATAGCATTTGAATTGTCATGTCCTCCAATCATAAATTGATCTGCCCCGTTCTCTATTAACCATTGAATCAACTTCGCGCGGCAATGCTGTGCAGCTGATAAAACAGTATTGTTACCTAAATTGGTCTTGACATTTAAATCCAAATCTTCACTTCTATATTTTTTAAGCAACTCAAAGTGCGAAATGCATGTATCATCATCAAAATGGTCCCAAAGAGTTAGGAAATGCTCTATTCTAGTATTAAATGCCCCTGTTGTAACTTTGATATCCGCTCCACTTGATAAAAGAAGTTCTGAAATTTTAGTTCCCGAATAAATTTCATCTGAGACAAATGCCCTTTCTAATATCGAGTCTTCCTCTTTTTCAACTCCAACCGCATATTTTCTTTCTATCCTCTCACTTTTGAATTTAGCATTCACATCAGCGCCTTCATCTATCAGCATTTTAGCAACATTAATAACATACTCATACGTCTGGTCAACAGATAATTCCCTCGCATCATCATAAAATGGTTGAGCACTACAAACAAAAGTAAGTGGAGTAAAATGAGACTTCTTGCAATTAGAATACATCTGATACTCAAATCTTTTATCTACATCTTTCGCATTTTTGATTATTTTTTCCATAGTTTCAATAGTATATTTAGCCTTAAAAGCATTGACTATAGTAGATACTTTTAAACTATAATCCACATCTAAATCTTCTCGACAATCCAATATAATTCTAGAAACTTCTTCATTTGACGTCGAATGAACTATAGACTGCTCAAATAATGTTGTGTTGTTGCCATTTACAGTAAATATTCTATTTATATCGCTAAGACGCCTTATAAGTAACTCAATCAACTCATAATTTTCGGTTTTCAAATAATTGAGTACATAAGGATATCCATCGTCTTCACAAGTGTCTATCTCAGTATGTGTTTTCAATACATTCATCAAAAATTCTTGATTTCTAGAATTAAATATATGCCTAAGCATATTGAAATCAAGTTCTTCATAGTGAGTTGTAGTATTCATATCAAAACCATTTTCAAAATAATAATCTAGCACTTTCATTTCTATTTGGCTAATATATGTAAACACAAAAAAACAAAAAGGATTTGTTTTCACATAGTCATTTTCATCACTGCTTCTATATTGATACGGTCTTTGCATCAAATCTATTCTCTCTTTTGAATCATCTATATGCGAATATACTAATTTCATGAGATCAAAACACTCATCAAATCCCGATTCATTCCCTTGAATTGTAACCATTCCAATTCTTGAAAAAACTCTATCCCCATTTTCGCAAACAAAGTTTATATTTGCTCCTTTTCTTAAAAATAGCTCAGCATAATCCTTTTTTGCAAACCAAAGCGCATTGAACAAAGCACTCTCTCCATCACACTCTATTTCTGCTCCTTCTTCAATCAAATACTCCACTAACTCTAAAAAATGCTTACCTTGTGTAAAACACGCTATATAGCTTAGTAGATTAAATCCGTACGTATCATCTCTTCCAAATTTTTTTATTCCCTTTAATTCTCCACCTTTTGAAATGAATTTTTGAATCAAATCTTTTTTCTCTTCCAATAATAATTTCTCATTAATGCAAAATTCTAATACAAAATTTTCATTTTGCATAGTCTCTATATCTCTTGTTTCAATCTGCTTTACAAGTTCACTATATTGGTAGATACTTG
This region of Tissierellales bacterium genomic DNA includes:
- a CDS encoding methyl-accepting chemotaxis protein produces the protein MFYKNLRSIRSKMLMVIIPIILIASIAIASIIVQSAKSSLESEIDGKTAITLSEVGESIEHEFTAHRQVAQSIASVYGAKGNKLSKQDYRAIIEKIVVMNSNTLGSGIWIDEYKYSENERYFGPYVYKDGNNLIYTDGYETEEYDYPSLDWFIDGKNTKNNANWTSPYYDDDTKITMITTSVPVKTSNGVVGVVSADYDLSTIQQMVSEVKVGEEGYSFLLDSEGLFIAHKDSQKVMKQNIRDDKDLKNIAADIFKVDSDSISVDIGGEAYKAYFLTLKSTGWKLVVMLPENELFQAVNSMLTKTIIVTLVILVLAFVLVSLYSNSLTKSIKAFGEKLSYLAKGDLTREIEVTSRDEIGKMGEHYNTSIRTLRGLVNQISDSSGNVAITSERLAMTSGQASTASDEVSKTIEEIANGASEQARDIEQTAENVNELGDLLEKDAVYIHELNKAAVQIENQKEEGFVILDELNTKTGQNNDAVANVYDIIMSNNESAEKIETASEMIQSIADQTNLLALNAAIEAARAGEAGKGFAVVAEEIRKLAEESNNFTKDIKAVIDELKDKSQKAVGLIQETKIIVNDQARSVSETGGKFNGIAKEIDAIKDIIDKLNSSVELMAQNKNDVVELSQNLSAFSEENAASTEEASAAMEEQAATIAEIAESGNNLALIAEELSTIIGQFEI
- a CDS encoding cadherin-like beta sandwich domain-containing protein, which gives rise to KTYTVTVIRDALSTDATLSNLVPNYGSLSPAFDSSTTSYSINLPYSNTSINFTPTANDLSYSALTVDGNNTTSGNASSNTSLSVGDNVIDIVITAEDGSTQKTYTITINRQSAPIPTPDPQPEPDDGKDIEVDVIVDDEDDGTDNQTAAKVVINRKEEDGKIKDNIEFDKTKADETVKKALETENHKAIIQVKQVQGKEADESEFTLKKESVEKLSENDIDLTIESDNAKLDIPKDTLEDIKSDDIKINIRKIDDPVEEKHVDEMIASVVSGSKKIGTTIAISTNFSSRTKIFVPLKNVDIPTTQEEIDTFVAPLAVFVEHSDGDTKVDKGEVAYDEDGNPTGINIWVDKFSNFSIIGLPLDNDPDPQFSGQSTYFETNFLEDKSFVIKFNKSINEDSFNDDNIYIYDCFKNKVPLTIDFLENDRIKITPDECFETCRSYYLYLTHELLAADDTHLSNDKRYKFDICSYELPEEKFKEYDDVALDKDWTISFNRDINEKIITTCDIELFDEEKHDKEFEIELSDSRSIKIIPKTDYEPGETYYLVINNAKLNGHTDLNHRTWIKFNTINSNPISRSFDLDEFNNIIIK
- a CDS encoding ankyrin repeat domain-containing protein; translation: MIKNLFKKADIFQLIRKGNVKKVDEKLNEDVIYERSEDGYFPIEIALLSNQLEIVKLFVSRGVEIPDKIDDIGIIHKLVQENCSNYELIKYIVEVNGNVNYLSSGVSALGECMKCRQTDFKMVKTLLELGADVNASSDHWLTPLVLLIKNYDKSTTEKIKMLKLFENSNVEFKTKRNPFFFGNNRTNLYLPVLQNREHKLFIQLLRNLKNITDEEMDTIKNYINQSNFTGKILDELLVTNEELSLNLYFPASIYQYSELVKQIETRDIETMQNENFVLEFCINEKLLLEEKKDLIQKFISKGGELKGIKKFGRDDTYGFNLLSYIACFTQGKHFLELVEYLIEEGAEIECDGESALFNALWFAKKDYAELFLRKGANINFVCENGDRVFSRIGMVTIQGNESGFDECFDLMKLVYSHIDDSKERIDLMQRPYQYRSSDENDYVKTNPFCFFVFTYISQIEMKVLDYYFENGFDMNTTTHYEELDFNMLRHIFNSRNQEFLMNVLKTHTEIDTCEDDGYPYVLNYLKTENYELIELLIRRLSDINRIFTVNGNNTTLFEQSIVHSTSNEEVSRIILDCREDLDVDYSLKVSTIVNAFKAKYTIETMEKIIKNAKDVDKRFEYQMYSNCKKSHFTPLTFVCSAQPFYDDARELSVDQTYEYVINVAKMLIDEGADVNAKFKSERIERKYAVGVEKEEDSILERAFVSDEIYSGTKISELLLSSGADIKVTTGAFNTRIEHFLTLWDHFDDDTCISHFELLKKYRSEDLDLNVKTNLGNNTVLSAAQHCRAKLIQWLIENGADQFMIGGHDNSNAIDRAITVWPDKEPQARVETVKVLLEAGLDIEIRNPQSQTPLMAAAEVGALDVVKFLLENGADVEAVSDEGENAICFAVKGAYDYQFTRKSGMNESNKIRIINLLVEYGCDINCVPLEGLTPLGYSIWGKYNEIFNCLMKLGADINLKDSFGITPLMRTILCENVNAKRSLLSNDNIDVSIEDKNGQNILFYLVREADTDDNVNEFIKFINEYKAPYTKNDFGEYPLFYAAEGRINFTRAILQIDADLNCEDVKGATPLLIACGFYIEYADDFRFGIQEIIIEALIKKGADINYNNKNGISALDIAKRINNSSLVDYLLSLGAKPKQI